From a region of the Synechococcus sp. PCC 7335 genome:
- a CDS encoding DUF433 domain-containing protein produces MNSTNNLLTRITQTPGQCGGRPCIRGMRIRVTDILEMLAENVNTTEILEDFPDLELADIQACLLFAAKRTDFPRLTA; encoded by the coding sequence ATGAATTCAACGAACAACTTACTAACTCGTATCACTCAAACGCCTGGTCAGTGCGGCGGTCGTCCTTGCATTCGAGGCATGAGAATTCGGGTCACCGACATCCTTGAAATGCTAGCTGAGAACGTCAACACAACTGAGATTTTAGAGGATTTCCCAGACTTAGAACTAGCAGACATTCAAGCGTGCTTACTCTTTGCAGCCAAACGCACCGACTTTCCTAGACTGACCGCATGA
- a CDS encoding DUF5615 family PIN-like protein, translated as MKIWIDAQLPPILANWLKARFSLEAFALRELLLRDAQDIEIFEAARAESVVILTKDSDFIDLVCRLGPPPQILWLTCGNVTNRNLKRLLLNTLPDALKELQQGETIVEISDNT; from the coding sequence ATGAAAATTTGGATCGACGCTCAGCTACCTCCAATTCTAGCTAATTGGCTGAAGGCTCGATTTAGTTTGGAAGCTTTTGCCTTAAGAGAACTGTTGCTTAGAGACGCACAAGACATCGAGATCTTTGAAGCGGCAAGAGCTGAGAGCGTTGTCATCTTGACGAAAGATAGTGACTTCATTGATTTAGTCTGCCGTCTAGGGCCCCCGCCTCAGATTTTATGGCTGACCTGTGGGAACGTCACAAATCGCAACCTGAAACGGTTGCTTCTAAACACTCTGCCTGATGCATTGAAAGAGCTGCAACAAGGAGAAACGATCGTAGAGATTAGCGACAACACATAA
- a CDS encoding DDE-type integrase/transposase/recombinase gives MNARKLGLTQSASPTIAKISERTGQRIDADRHRSNRGVTIAAPQRRDPLAEVWKRELEPILCREPRLKPTTLFEYLQEQYPGEYPQVLRTLQRRVREWKALHGPEPEVMFMLRHEPGVMRLSDFTKLKGMEITIGGEPFEHLIYHYRLAYSGCLGRHSLAPQSDAGSYRWQYAQIIQGGESFVALSERLQNALAASGGALKEHRTDSLSAAYRNSGGHRTKELTRFYDDLCEHYRMVPTRNNKGKANENGSVESPHGHLKNRIK, from the coding sequence ATGAACGCGAGGAAGCTGGGGCTGACCCAGTCGGCATCGCCGACGATAGCTAAAATATCAGAGCGCACGGGCCAACGGATTGATGCAGATCGCCACCGTTCCAACCGGGGCGTTACGATTGCAGCGCCGCAGCGCCGAGACCCTTTAGCAGAGGTCTGGAAGCGAGAACTAGAACCGATACTGTGCCGGGAACCAAGACTAAAGCCAACCACGTTATTCGAGTATCTGCAAGAGCAGTATCCGGGCGAGTATCCGCAAGTACTGCGGACGTTGCAGCGCCGAGTGCGAGAGTGGAAAGCGCTGCACGGGCCAGAGCCAGAAGTGATGTTCATGCTACGTCACGAACCAGGGGTGATGAGACTCTCGGACTTCACCAAACTAAAGGGAATGGAGATCACCATTGGCGGCGAGCCGTTCGAGCACCTGATCTACCACTACCGTTTGGCCTACAGCGGTTGTCTTGGTAGGCATTCCCTAGCGCCGCAAAGCGACGCGGGGTCCTACCGCTGGCAATATGCGCAAATTATTCAGGGTGGTGAGAGCTTCGTAGCCCTATCCGAAAGGTTGCAGAATGCGCTAGCAGCTAGCGGTGGGGCACTGAAGGAGCATCGCACTGACAGCCTAAGCGCGGCCTACCGTAATTCGGGTGGACATCGCACCAAGGAACTAACGCGGTTCTACGATGACTTGTGCGAGCACTACCGGATGGTGCCGACGAGAAACAACAAGGGCAAAGCGAATGAAAATGGTTCAGTCGAAAGTCCACACGGTCATCTAAAGAACCGGATCAAGTAG
- the istB gene encoding IS21-like element helper ATPase IstB yields the protein MTNSSAAQTTTVATPQKATTVSPYQELSSLLKQLKLTNILTHWEATESQALQQQWSYAQFLLSLCQQEADRRNQMRLKRAKKEAQLPAVKSLTSFEFEHCPSFNPAPLMQLADDDSWLDSATNCLLFGASGVGKTHLALGLSQAMLEAGRRVKFFNALELVQQLQQDKQQLLLQSRLKKLDRFDLLVLDDLGYVQKSEAETSVFFELIAHRYERKSLLITANQPFSKWDSIFPDSMMTVAAVDRLVHHAVIFEIKAESYRQQQAAARNQN from the coding sequence ATGACCAACTCCTCAGCAGCGCAGACGACAACAGTAGCGACACCACAGAAAGCAACGACAGTCAGCCCATATCAAGAGCTGAGTAGTCTGCTCAAACAACTCAAGCTCACCAACATACTTACCCACTGGGAAGCTACCGAGAGCCAGGCTTTACAGCAACAATGGTCTTACGCACAATTTTTACTCAGCTTGTGCCAACAAGAGGCAGACAGAAGAAACCAAATGCGGCTAAAAAGAGCAAAAAAGGAAGCGCAACTGCCCGCCGTAAAAAGTTTAACCAGCTTTGAGTTCGAGCACTGCCCGAGCTTCAATCCAGCGCCCTTGATGCAGTTAGCTGATGACGATAGCTGGCTTGATAGTGCCACCAATTGCTTACTTTTCGGGGCGAGCGGGGTGGGAAAAACGCACTTAGCTCTTGGGTTGTCGCAAGCCATGCTAGAGGCCGGACGGCGCGTGAAGTTCTTCAATGCACTGGAGCTAGTCCAACAGCTTCAGCAAGATAAACAACAACTGTTGCTACAGTCCAGACTGAAGAAACTTGACCGCTTTGACCTGCTTGTTCTCGACGACTTGGGCTATGTGCAAAAGTCTGAGGCCGAAACCTCTGTTTTCTTCGAGCTGATTGCTCATCGCTATGAGCGCAAGAGCCTACTCATCACGGCCAATCAGCCGTTTAGCAAATGGGACAGCATTTTCCCTGACTCGATGATGACGGTCGCGGCCGTTGACCGATTGGTGCATCACGCGGTCATTTTCGAGATTAAAGCTGAGAGTTATCGGCAGCAACAAGCCGCTGCTCGCAATCAGAACTAA